The following proteins are co-located in the Microbacterium sp. SORGH_AS_0888 genome:
- a CDS encoding TrmH family RNA methyltransferase has product MHEDTDRVEGGDAGDQAPQHGVGPWPGGPDAWPEDPRLDPELLAGGDTRNVVDRYRYWRMAAIVADLDARRHPFHVAIENWQHDLNIGSIVRSANAFLAESVHIIGRRRWNRRGAMVTDRYQHIVHHEDVAAFTAWAAENGMPILAVDNTTGAVPVDRADLPERCVLLFGQEGPGLSAQALASASGHIEITQYGSTRSINAAAAAAVVMHEWCRRWAG; this is encoded by the coding sequence GTGCACGAGGACACGGACCGCGTCGAGGGCGGCGACGCCGGGGACCAGGCGCCGCAGCACGGCGTCGGACCCTGGCCCGGCGGCCCGGACGCCTGGCCCGAAGACCCGCGCCTCGACCCCGAGCTGCTCGCCGGGGGCGACACCCGGAACGTCGTCGACCGCTACCGCTACTGGCGCATGGCGGCGATCGTCGCCGACCTCGATGCGCGGCGGCATCCGTTCCACGTCGCGATCGAGAACTGGCAGCACGACCTGAACATCGGCTCGATCGTCCGCAGCGCCAACGCGTTCCTCGCCGAGTCCGTGCACATCATCGGCCGCCGCCGCTGGAACCGCCGCGGCGCCATGGTCACCGACCGGTACCAGCACATCGTCCACCACGAGGACGTCGCCGCCTTCACGGCGTGGGCGGCGGAGAACGGGATGCCGATCCTCGCGGTCGACAACACGACCGGCGCCGTGCCCGTCGACCGCGCCGACCTGCCCGAGCGATGCGTGCTCCTGTTCGGGCAGGAGGGACCGGGACTCTCCGCCCAGGCGCTGGCTTCGGCATCCGGACACATCGAGATCACGCAGTACGGCTCGACACGCTCGATCAACGCGGCCGCCGCCGCCGCGGTCGTGATGCACGAGTGGTGCCGTCGCTGGGCGGGCTGA
- a CDS encoding Nramp family divalent metal transporter, with translation MPKVIAEEGVAPARARDTRLVWLLGPALVAGVAYLDPGNVASNMTAGALFGYLLVWVVIAGNLMAWLVQYLSAKLGIVTGRSLPQLLGDRIHRPWARRAYWLQAEVVAMATDIAEVIGGAVALQLLFGLPLVWGGAITGAVSIALLVFQARRGARAFETVVIGMLLVIAIGFCAGIVVAPPDPAGIAGGLVPRFEGTQSVLLAASILGATIMPHAIYAHSALSRDRFRPAGATGPAMSAARIGSLLRATRWDVTIAMAVAGTVNVVMLLLAASSLAGVPGTDSLEGAYAAIREGIDPVVATLFAVGLLASGLASTAVGAYAGSEIMAGLLRVRVPVVVRRLVTLVPALAILAVGADPTWALVLSQVVLSFGIPFALVPLVWLTARRGVLGVFRNRTLTTVAGAAASVLLIALNGVLLWLVATGG, from the coding sequence ATGCCGAAAGTCATTGCGGAGGAGGGGGTCGCGCCGGCTCGCGCCCGCGACACGCGGCTCGTCTGGCTGCTGGGGCCCGCCCTCGTCGCCGGCGTCGCCTACCTCGACCCGGGCAACGTCGCCAGCAACATGACGGCCGGAGCCCTGTTCGGCTACCTGCTCGTCTGGGTCGTCATCGCGGGCAACCTCATGGCCTGGCTCGTACAGTACCTGTCCGCGAAGCTCGGCATCGTCACCGGCCGGAGCCTGCCGCAGCTGCTGGGCGACCGCATCCACCGCCCCTGGGCGCGGCGCGCCTACTGGCTGCAGGCCGAGGTCGTCGCGATGGCGACCGACATCGCCGAGGTCATCGGCGGCGCGGTCGCGCTCCAGCTCCTGTTCGGGCTGCCGCTCGTCTGGGGCGGCGCCATCACGGGAGCCGTCTCGATCGCCCTGCTCGTCTTCCAGGCACGGCGCGGCGCACGCGCCTTCGAGACCGTCGTCATCGGGATGCTGCTGGTCATCGCGATCGGCTTCTGCGCGGGCATCGTGGTCGCTCCCCCGGACCCGGCCGGCATCGCCGGCGGGCTGGTGCCGCGGTTCGAGGGAACGCAGTCGGTCCTGCTGGCGGCATCCATCCTCGGCGCGACGATCATGCCGCACGCGATCTACGCCCACTCGGCCCTCTCCCGCGACCGGTTCCGCCCGGCAGGGGCGACGGGGCCCGCGATGTCCGCCGCGCGGATCGGCTCCCTCCTGCGCGCGACCCGATGGGACGTCACGATCGCGATGGCCGTCGCCGGCACCGTCAACGTCGTGATGCTGCTGCTGGCGGCGTCCAGCCTCGCGGGCGTGCCCGGAACCGACTCCCTCGAGGGCGCCTACGCCGCGATCCGCGAGGGCATCGACCCGGTGGTCGCGACCCTGTTCGCGGTGGGACTGCTCGCGAGCGGCCTGGCCTCGACCGCGGTCGGGGCCTACGCGGGCTCGGAGATCATGGCGGGCCTGCTGCGGGTGCGCGTCCCGGTGGTCGTGCGGCGGCTCGTGACCCTGGTGCCCGCGCTCGCGATCCTCGCGGTCGGCGCCGATCCGACATGGGCCCTCGTGCTCAGCCAGGTCGTGCTGTCGTTCGGCATCCCGTTCGCCCTCGTGCCGCTCGTCTGGCTGACGGCCCGACGAGGCGTGCTGGGCGTGTTCCGCAACCGCACGCTGACGACGGTCGCCGGCGCCGCCGCATCCGTGCTCCTCATCGCGCTGAACGGCGTCCTCCTGTGGCTCGTGGCGACCGGCGGGTAG
- a CDS encoding metal-dependent transcriptional regulator, with the protein MSAVADDYLKSIYHHTEWQDARITPSRLATELGLAPSSVTEMVRKLAAQGLVSHRRYGPISLTVEGQRRAAAIVRRHRLIETWLVQEYGYTWDEVHDEAEILEHALSDRLLDRIDERLGHPRFDPHGDAIPDADGTIERVPFVQLRDAAPGHRGRILRVSDRDPELLRELERLGVDVGREATVTGTGALRLDGEPITLPRDAEHAIWLSI; encoded by the coding sequence GTGTCCGCCGTCGCAGACGACTACCTCAAGTCGATCTACCACCACACCGAGTGGCAGGATGCGCGCATCACGCCCTCGCGTCTGGCGACCGAGCTCGGGCTCGCACCCTCCAGCGTCACCGAGATGGTGCGAAAGCTCGCCGCGCAGGGGCTCGTGAGCCACCGACGCTACGGTCCGATCTCGCTGACGGTCGAGGGGCAACGACGGGCCGCGGCGATCGTGCGGCGCCACCGTCTCATCGAGACGTGGCTCGTGCAGGAGTACGGCTACACCTGGGACGAGGTGCACGACGAGGCCGAGATCCTCGAGCACGCACTGAGCGACCGGCTCCTGGACCGCATCGACGAGCGGCTGGGGCACCCGCGGTTCGACCCGCACGGCGATGCGATCCCGGATGCGGACGGCACGATCGAGCGCGTGCCGTTCGTGCAGCTGCGCGACGCCGCGCCGGGCCACCGCGGCCGCATCCTGCGGGTGAGCGACCGCGACCCGGAGCTGCTGCGCGAGCTCGAACGGCTCGGCGTCGACGTGGGGCGCGAGGCGACCGTGACCGGCACCGGCGCGCTGCGCCTCGACGGCGAGCCGATCACGCTGCCCCGCGACGCGGAGCACGCGATCTGGCTGTCGATCTGA
- a CDS encoding SDR family NAD(P)-dependent oxidoreductase: MSARAADWDPRHLPDLTGRTYLVTGANAGIGFFASEQLARAGAQVIMTGRSPNRLAAARAAATARLADNDRIPGAIETLLLDTSNLGSVRAAAATVRQRGRIDGLLLNAGMVHPPKQRQTTRDGNEIVLATNVLGHFALAGALLTTLAAGRGRMVWLGSMSTSMGNYDPVDPQLASGYSAWRAYVQSKVATTAIGLEADRRLRTGGVPVASVIAHPGYSPSGRTPGIQGVNEPSRMGRFVDNLQAPITQSKEHGAWPLVRALADPAVEGGQMWGPGMLVRGEPRRSTPAKLTRDPAVGERLWVMCENTTRMRWPFEAARR, from the coding sequence GTGAGCGCGCGTGCGGCGGACTGGGATCCGCGCCACCTGCCCGACCTGACCGGCCGGACGTACCTCGTCACGGGCGCCAACGCCGGGATCGGCTTCTTCGCCTCGGAGCAGCTCGCCCGCGCCGGCGCCCAGGTGATCATGACCGGTCGCAGTCCCAACCGGCTCGCCGCCGCCCGCGCGGCCGCGACCGCACGCCTGGCCGACAACGACCGCATCCCCGGCGCCATCGAGACGCTTCTGCTCGACACCAGCAATCTCGGCTCCGTGCGTGCCGCCGCCGCCACCGTGCGGCAGCGCGGCCGCATCGACGGACTCCTGCTCAACGCCGGGATGGTCCACCCGCCCAAGCAGCGCCAGACCACCCGTGACGGCAACGAGATCGTGCTGGCCACCAACGTGCTCGGCCACTTCGCCCTCGCGGGCGCGCTGCTCACGACCCTCGCTGCGGGACGCGGCCGCATGGTGTGGCTCGGCAGCATGTCCACCTCGATGGGCAACTACGACCCCGTCGACCCGCAGCTGGCGAGCGGCTACTCCGCCTGGCGCGCCTACGTGCAGTCCAAGGTCGCCACGACCGCCATCGGGCTGGAGGCGGATCGCCGGCTCCGCACGGGAGGGGTGCCGGTGGCGAGCGTCATCGCCCACCCCGGATACTCCCCGAGCGGGCGCACGCCCGGCATACAGGGCGTCAACGAGCCCAGCCGCATGGGTCGTTTCGTCGACAACCTGCAGGCGCCCATCACCCAGTCCAAGGAGCACGGCGCCTGGCCGCTCGTGCGCGCGCTCGCCGACCCGGCGGTCGAGGGGGGCCAGATGTGGGGTCCCGGCATGCTCGTTCGCGGCGAGCCGCGCCGTTCGACGCCGGCCAAGCTCACGCGGGATCCCGCCGTGGGCGAGCGGCTGTGGGTCATGTGCGAGAACACGACCCGGATGCGGTGGCCCTTCGAGGCAGCTCGCCGCTGA